A section of the Candidatus Effluviviaceae Genus I sp. genome encodes:
- the rseP gene encoding RIP metalloprotease RseP yields MTIFYLYAAVLVGILIVVHELGHFAAARAAGVTVERFSVGFGPRILRFRRGETEYAVSLIPLGGYVKMAGHELADGSDAGAAPGSFLSKPVGARALIVAAGPTMNFVWAVLVSFAVIWGFGLPTLGGPVVGSVTPGSPADAAGLSWGDRIISVDGAPVSHVAEVYARAAEAGGRAMVLVIERGDEARERLSLELAAPADSAGVVDLGMTSYVAPVIGDVMKKSPADAAGLRRGDRVLSVAGAAVRDWGGLGEAVRARAGEETEVVWERDGRVMRSTVVPKAGVEDRAGEIGVMSALTLNRLGPWESFTTAVRYCALNVRLLAQFFWDLVRLRASTETLGGPIRVVQMASESARWGPMYFLGFMSYLSLSLFFINLLPLPVLDGGHLLLLGLEKARRRRLTERQVLVWQQVGLVFFGCLMVLLVVKDVMQLR; encoded by the coding sequence ATGACGATCTTCTATCTCTACGCGGCGGTGCTCGTCGGCATCCTCATTGTCGTGCACGAGCTTGGGCACTTCGCGGCGGCGCGCGCGGCGGGTGTGACCGTCGAGCGCTTCTCCGTGGGGTTCGGGCCGCGCATCCTGAGGTTCCGACGCGGCGAGACCGAGTACGCGGTGTCGCTCATTCCCCTGGGCGGCTACGTGAAGATGGCCGGCCACGAGCTTGCGGACGGGTCCGACGCGGGGGCGGCGCCTGGGTCGTTCCTGTCGAAGCCCGTCGGCGCCCGCGCGCTCATCGTGGCGGCCGGCCCGACGATGAACTTCGTGTGGGCCGTGCTCGTGTCGTTCGCCGTGATCTGGGGGTTCGGGCTCCCGACGCTGGGAGGCCCGGTCGTGGGCTCCGTGACGCCCGGCTCGCCGGCCGACGCCGCCGGCCTGTCGTGGGGCGACCGCATCATCTCGGTCGACGGCGCTCCCGTCTCGCACGTCGCCGAGGTCTACGCGCGCGCCGCGGAGGCCGGCGGGCGGGCGATGGTCCTCGTGATCGAGCGGGGCGACGAGGCGCGCGAGCGCCTGTCGCTTGAGCTCGCGGCGCCGGCCGACAGCGCGGGCGTCGTGGATCTCGGAATGACGTCCTACGTCGCGCCGGTCATCGGCGACGTCATGAAGAAGAGCCCCGCCGACGCGGCGGGCCTCAGGCGAGGCGACCGCGTCCTCTCCGTCGCGGGCGCGGCGGTGCGCGACTGGGGCGGCCTCGGCGAGGCCGTGAGGGCGAGGGCCGGCGAGGAGACCGAGGTCGTCTGGGAGCGCGACGGGCGCGTCATGCGCTCGACGGTGGTTCCGAAGGCCGGCGTCGAGGACCGGGCCGGCGAGATCGGCGTGATGTCGGCGCTGACGCTGAACCGGCTTGGGCCGTGGGAGTCGTTCACGACCGCGGTGAGGTACTGCGCCCTGAACGTGCGGCTCCTCGCGCAGTTCTTCTGGGACCTCGTCAGGCTGCGGGCCTCGACCGAGACGCTCGGCGGGCCCATCCGCGTCGTTCAGATGGCGAGCGAAAGCGCGCGTTGGGGGCCGATGTACTTCCTGGGGTTCATGTCGTACCTGAGTCTCTCGCTCTTCTTCATCAACCTGTTGCCGCTCCCGGTGCTCGACGGCGGGCATCTCCTCCTGCTCGGGCTCGAGAAGGCGCGGAGGCGGAGGCTCACGGAGCGTCAGGTGCTCGTGTGGCAGCAGGTCGGCCTCGTCTTCTTCGGCTGTCTCATGGTGCTCCTGGTGGTGAAGGACGTGATGCAGCTTCGGTAG
- a CDS encoding 1-deoxy-D-xylulose-5-phosphate reductoisomerase, translating to MARRRIAVLGSTGSIGRGVLDVVARLPEAFEVVSLAASTSAALLAEQAARFGARRVAVGADTRGDFGPGVRVLRGPAGLEELAGDPDADLVVNAVVGASGLRPTMAALRAGKLLALANKESLVMAGEIVTRTAREAGGEIVPIDSEHSAIFRSLAAARRGEVTSLVLTASGGALRDVPVERVGDVTVAEVLRHPTWSMGAKVTVDSATLVNKALEVIEARWLFDVPLDRIGIVMHRESVVHSLVRLSDGSFLAHLGEPDMRIPIQYALCYPEPGALDLGSWSPGESRQLSFEDVDPRRYPALGIVLRAAEAGGTAPAAAAAADEVAVEAFIAGRVRFADIARIIEETVSRTPDGPCGSVEDVLEADARAREIARTCAGGAHASRAGGGGSAATPTGAR from the coding sequence ATGGCGCGCAGACGGATCGCGGTGCTCGGTTCGACCGGCTCCATCGGACGGGGCGTGCTCGACGTGGTCGCGCGGCTCCCGGAGGCGTTCGAGGTCGTGAGCCTGGCGGCGTCCACGAGCGCCGCCCTTCTCGCCGAGCAGGCCGCGCGGTTCGGCGCCCGGCGCGTGGCCGTGGGCGCGGACACCCGGGGGGACTTCGGCCCCGGCGTGCGCGTGCTCCGCGGGCCTGCGGGGCTCGAGGAGCTCGCGGGCGACCCCGACGCCGACCTCGTGGTCAACGCCGTCGTCGGCGCGTCGGGGCTCCGCCCGACCATGGCCGCGCTGCGCGCCGGGAAGCTCCTCGCGCTGGCCAACAAGGAGTCGCTCGTCATGGCCGGGGAGATCGTGACGCGGACGGCGCGCGAGGCCGGCGGCGAGATCGTCCCGATCGACAGCGAGCACAGCGCGATCTTCCGGAGCCTCGCCGCGGCCAGACGGGGCGAGGTGACGAGCCTCGTGCTCACGGCCTCGGGAGGCGCGCTCCGGGACGTCCCGGTCGAGCGCGTCGGCGACGTCACGGTCGCCGAGGTGCTCAGGCACCCGACGTGGAGCATGGGCGCGAAGGTGACGGTGGACTCGGCGACGCTCGTGAACAAGGCCCTCGAGGTGATCGAGGCGCGCTGGCTCTTCGACGTGCCGCTCGACAGGATCGGGATCGTCATGCACAGGGAGTCGGTCGTGCACTCGCTCGTGCGGCTGTCGGACGGCTCGTTCCTCGCTCACCTCGGCGAGCCGGACATGCGGATCCCCATTCAGTACGCGCTGTGCTACCCGGAACCCGGCGCGCTCGACCTCGGTTCCTGGAGCCCCGGGGAGTCTCGGCAGCTCTCCTTCGAGGACGTGGACCCGCGCCGCTACCCGGCCCTGGGCATCGTCCTCCGCGCGGCCGAGGCGGGGGGGACGGCGCCCGCGGCGGCCGCCGCGGCCGACGAGGTCGCCGTCGAGGCGTTCATCGCCGGGCGGGTCCGGTTCGCGGACATCGCGCGGATCATCGAGGAGACGGTGTCGAGGACGCCCGACGGGCCGTGCGGCTCGGTCGAGGACGTACTCGAGGCGGACGCGAGGGCGCGCGAGATCGCGCGGACCTGCGCCGGGGGAGCCCACGCGTCCCGCGCGGGCGGAGGCGGGAGCGCGGCAACTCCGACGGGGGCGAGATGA
- a CDS encoding CDP-archaeol synthase: protein MALDREKLAQRLLTAAIGVPIAIVSALVGGIPFLLAINLVILLCLIEFYRMMEAKGIRPYKTVGVAAGLGVSWYVYFQGGVFSSLFITLVLLVIMVLELFRRDGELAVFHISSTILGVFYVAWLGSHIILLRQLGEGAPAGDLGGSFVILTLALAWGTDTGAFFAGNLLGRRKLLPRVSPDKSVEGVWGGVVTALAVAFLAKATFATYLTALDALTLGLVAPAAAVLGDLVESLMKRDVRIKDTSRALPGHGGMLDRFDSVLFVAPLVYYYLRFVVV from the coding sequence ATGGCTCTCGATCGAGAGAAGCTCGCGCAGCGACTGCTCACGGCGGCCATCGGCGTGCCGATCGCCATTGTCAGCGCGCTCGTCGGGGGCATCCCGTTCCTGCTCGCCATCAACCTCGTCATCCTCCTCTGCCTCATCGAGTTCTACCGGATGATGGAGGCGAAGGGCATCCGGCCGTACAAGACCGTCGGCGTGGCGGCCGGCCTCGGCGTCTCGTGGTACGTGTACTTCCAGGGCGGCGTGTTCTCGAGCCTCTTCATCACGCTCGTGCTTCTCGTCATCATGGTCCTCGAGCTCTTCCGCCGCGACGGTGAGCTCGCGGTCTTCCACATCTCGTCGACGATCCTCGGCGTGTTCTACGTGGCGTGGCTCGGGAGCCACATCATTCTCCTGAGACAGCTCGGGGAGGGCGCGCCCGCGGGCGATCTCGGCGGGTCCTTCGTGATCCTCACGCTCGCGCTGGCGTGGGGGACGGACACGGGAGCGTTCTTTGCCGGGAACCTCCTCGGGCGGCGGAAGCTCCTGCCGAGGGTGAGTCCGGACAAGTCCGTGGAGGGCGTGTGGGGCGGCGTCGTGACCGCCCTCGCCGTCGCGTTCCTCGCGAAGGCGACGTTCGCGACGTACCTCACTGCGCTCGACGCTCTCACGCTCGGACTCGTGGCGCCCGCGGCCGCCGTGCTCGGCGACCTCGTGGAGTCACTCATGAAGCGCGACGTGAGGATCAAGGACACGTCGCGGGCGCTGCCGGGCCACGGGGGCATGCTCGACCGGTTCGACAGCGTGCTCTTCGTGGCGCCGCTCGTGTACTACTACTTGCGCTTCGTCGTGGTGTAG
- a CDS encoding isoprenyl transferase, which produces MRSRRARRPSDAGGALNPAGLPGHVAVIMDGNGRWARRRGLPRVAGHAAAREAVRSVVTAGAELGLRYLTLYTFSMENWERPRAEVAALMRLLDQTLAEQADEMDRNNIRLAAIGRLDALPKYVQSRLQRTIERLARNDGLTLTLALSYGGRTEILDAVRAIAEAARRGELEPASLDERAFRDFLCAPGLPDPDLLIRTSGELRVSNFLLWQIAYTEIYVTDTLWPDFRKADLLAAIADYQRRERRFGRVAGRSGGR; this is translated from the coding sequence ATGCGATCACGCAGGGCTAGGCGGCCCTCTGACGCAGGCGGGGCGCTGAACCCGGCCGGGCTCCCCGGCCACGTCGCCGTCATCATGGACGGCAACGGACGCTGGGCGAGGAGGCGCGGGCTTCCCCGCGTCGCGGGACACGCCGCCGCGCGCGAGGCCGTGAGGAGCGTCGTGACGGCCGGCGCCGAGCTGGGTCTTCGGTACCTCACGCTCTACACGTTCTCGATGGAGAACTGGGAGCGCCCCCGGGCCGAGGTCGCCGCCCTCATGCGCCTGCTCGACCAGACGCTGGCCGAGCAGGCCGACGAGATGGACCGGAACAACATCCGCCTCGCGGCCATCGGACGCCTCGACGCGCTTCCCAAGTACGTCCAGTCCAGGCTTCAGCGCACGATCGAGCGGCTCGCGAGGAACGACGGCCTCACGCTCACGCTCGCCCTCAGCTACGGCGGCCGCACCGAGATCCTCGACGCGGTCAGGGCGATCGCCGAGGCCGCCCGGCGCGGAGAGCTGGAGCCGGCGTCCCTCGACGAGCGCGCCTTCCGCGACTTCCTCTGCGCTCCGGGACTGCCCGATCCCGACCTGCTCATCCGCACGAGCGGCGAGCTCCGCGTCAGCAACTTCCTGCTGTGGCAGATCGCCTACACCGAGATCTACGTCACCGACACGCTCTGGCCCGACTTCCGCAAGGCCGATCTCCTCGCGGCGATCGCGGACTACCAGAGGCGGGAGCGGCGTTTCGGACGCGTGGCCGGTCGCTCCGGGGGGCGCTGA
- a CDS encoding 4Fe-4S binding protein has product MAYTITDACTACGACASVCPVEAISEGDERYVIDADACTDCGLCADECPFDAITQG; this is encoded by the coding sequence GTGGCATACACGATCACCGACGCCTGCACGGCCTGCGGGGCCTGCGCGAGCGTGTGTCCTGTGGAGGCCATCAGCGAGGGAGACGAGAGGTACGTGATCGACGCCGACGCCTGCACGGACTGCGGGCTGTGCGCCGACGAGTGCCCGTTCGATGCGATCACGCAGGGCTAG
- the frr gene encoding ribosome recycling factor: MERFVADTRQRMEKTIETVKKEFTKIRTGKATVSLLDGVRVDAYGNTMPLRQLANISVPEARLLVVQPWDKKMLGPIEKAIQAADLGLNPSNDGHLIRVPIPPLTEERRKELVRLVHKLAEEGRVAVRNVRRDVNEVLKQRLKEGTISEDDFHRAHDKTIQEITAEFVREVDQVLAAKEKELMEV, from the coding sequence ATGGAGCGGTTCGTGGCCGACACCAGACAGAGGATGGAGAAGACCATCGAGACCGTGAAGAAGGAGTTCACCAAGATCCGCACGGGGAAGGCGACCGTCTCGCTGCTCGACGGCGTCCGCGTCGACGCCTACGGCAACACGATGCCGCTTCGGCAACTCGCCAACATCAGCGTCCCCGAGGCGCGCCTGCTCGTCGTCCAGCCGTGGGACAAGAAGATGCTCGGCCCCATCGAGAAGGCGATCCAGGCCGCCGACCTGGGGCTGAACCCGTCCAACGACGGGCACCTGATCCGGGTCCCGATCCCGCCCCTGACGGAGGAGCGGCGCAAGGAGCTCGTGCGCCTCGTCCACAAGCTGGCGGAGGAGGGCAGGGTGGCCGTGCGGAACGTGCGCAGGGATGTCAACGAGGTGCTGAAGCAGCGTCTCAAGGAGGGCACGATCTCCGAGGACGACTTCCACCGCGCGCACGACAAGACCATTCAGGAGATCACGGCGGAGTTCGTCCGCGAAGTGGACCAGGTCCTCGCGGCCAAAGAGAAGGAACTCATGGAGGTCTGA
- a CDS encoding UMP kinase, which translates to MAAAYRRVILKVSGEALSGDGRPISPEAVLRLASEVKAAVDLGVEVGLVVGGGNIVRGVTVAGGADARVAADHMGMVATILNALALRAAFASLGVRASVMSAVPCGPLADPYDHRRAGALLSEGAVVVFAAGTGNPFFSTDSAAALRAAELGADALLKATKVDGVYDSDPVKNPSARRFETLTHLDVIKGGLAVMDLTAVSLCRQQKLPIVVFALSTPGNVARAVRGETIGTRVMEE; encoded by the coding sequence ATGGCTGCGGCGTATAGGCGCGTCATCCTCAAGGTGAGCGGCGAGGCGCTGTCCGGCGACGGGAGACCGATCTCGCCGGAAGCCGTCTTGCGCCTTGCCTCCGAGGTCAAGGCCGCGGTCGACCTCGGCGTTGAGGTCGGGCTCGTGGTCGGCGGGGGCAACATCGTCCGCGGCGTCACGGTCGCGGGCGGGGCCGACGCCCGCGTCGCGGCCGACCACATGGGGATGGTCGCGACGATCCTGAACGCCCTCGCGCTCAGGGCGGCCTTCGCGTCGCTCGGCGTGAGGGCCTCGGTCATGTCTGCCGTCCCGTGCGGCCCCCTGGCCGACCCCTACGACCACCGCAGGGCCGGCGCTCTCCTCTCCGAGGGCGCGGTCGTCGTCTTCGCGGCCGGCACCGGCAACCCGTTCTTCTCGACCGACTCGGCTGCCGCTCTCCGCGCCGCGGAGCTGGGCGCCGACGCGCTCCTCAAGGCCACCAAGGTCGACGGCGTGTACGACTCCGACCCCGTGAAGAATCCCTCGGCGAGGCGCTTCGAGACGCTCACCCACCTCGACGTGATCAAGGGCGGTCTGGCGGTCATGGACCTGACCGCCGTCTCGCTGTGCAGGCAGCAGAAGCTGCCGATCGTTGTCTTCGCCCTCTCCACGCCGGGCAACGTGGCCCGCGCCGTGAGGGGCGAGACGATCGGCACGCGCGTCATGGAGGAGTAG
- the tsf gene encoding translation elongation factor Ts, giving the protein MEITAALVMQLREKTGAGVMDCKVALAATGCDVEKAVEHLRKSGVLKAAKRADRATGDGLIVSYVHPGSKLAVLVEINCETDFVARTEQFQTFAKDIAMHVAAQNPVCVGREDVPEALLAKEREIYLEQARATGKPENVLARIVDGRVEKFFSEACLMEQPFVKNPDVTVSDLVKQMIASFGENIRIRRFVRMKLGEDLPGAEKPASDGCGV; this is encoded by the coding sequence ATGGAGATCACAGCTGCCCTGGTCATGCAACTCCGGGAGAAGACCGGCGCCGGCGTGATGGACTGCAAGGTGGCCCTGGCCGCGACGGGCTGCGACGTCGAGAAGGCCGTCGAGCACCTCCGCAAGAGCGGCGTGCTCAAGGCCGCGAAGAGGGCCGACCGGGCCACGGGGGACGGCCTCATCGTCTCGTACGTGCACCCGGGGTCGAAGCTCGCCGTGCTCGTCGAGATCAACTGCGAGACCGACTTCGTCGCGCGCACGGAGCAGTTCCAGACCTTCGCGAAGGACATCGCGATGCACGTCGCGGCGCAGAATCCCGTCTGCGTCGGCCGCGAGGACGTCCCCGAGGCGCTCCTCGCCAAGGAGCGAGAGATCTACCTGGAGCAGGCGAGGGCGACCGGCAAGCCGGAGAACGTCCTGGCGCGCATCGTGGACGGCCGCGTTGAGAAGTTCTTCTCCGAGGCCTGCCTCATGGAGCAGCCGTTCGTGAAGAACCCGGACGTCACCGTGAGCGACCTCGTCAAGCAGATGATCGCGAGCTTCGGCGAGAACATCCGCATCCGGCGGTTCGTGAGGATGAAGCTCGGGGAGGACCTCCCGGGCGCAGAGAAGCCGGCGTCCGATGGCTGCGGCGTATAG
- the rpsB gene encoding 30S ribosomal protein S2: protein MRALLEAGVHFGHQTHRWNPKMKPFIFMKRNGIHIIDLAKTVACMQTAQAAVNDVVTRGERILFVCTKKQGQQIVREEALRCGMPAVTERWLGGTLTNLRTIRKSVRRLEDIEKMSQDGTYEFIPKKEALHYEREKAKLDKVLAGFREMDRLPGLLFVVDTRKERIAVNEANKLGIPIIGILDTNADPEKIAYPIPGNDDAIRSIKLITAFIADAVLDARASQLEGRDVAPVEVAQESASAESVVQ from the coding sequence ATGCGCGCCCTGCTCGAAGCGGGCGTCCATTTCGGCCACCAGACCCATCGGTGGAACCCCAAGATGAAGCCGTTCATCTTCATGAAGAGGAACGGGATCCACATCATCGACCTCGCGAAGACCGTCGCCTGCATGCAGACGGCCCAGGCCGCCGTGAACGACGTCGTCACGCGCGGCGAGCGCATCCTCTTCGTGTGCACGAAGAAGCAGGGCCAGCAGATCGTGCGCGAAGAGGCCCTGCGGTGCGGGATGCCCGCCGTGACGGAGCGGTGGCTCGGGGGGACGCTCACGAACCTGCGCACGATCCGGAAGAGCGTTCGGCGTCTCGAGGACATCGAGAAGATGTCCCAGGACGGGACCTACGAGTTCATCCCGAAGAAGGAAGCGCTTCACTACGAGCGCGAGAAGGCGAAGCTCGACAAGGTCCTCGCCGGCTTCCGCGAGATGGACAGGCTCCCCGGGCTGCTGTTCGTGGTGGACACCCGGAAGGAGCGCATCGCGGTGAACGAGGCGAACAAGCTCGGCATCCCGATCATCGGCATCCTCGACACCAACGCCGATCCGGAGAAGATAGCCTACCCGATCCCCGGCAACGACGACGCCATCCGGTCCATCAAGCTCATCACCGCGTTCATCGCCGACGCCGTCCTCGACGCGCGGGCGTCCCAGCTCGAGGGACGGGATGTCGCCCCCGTCGAGGTCGCGCAGGAGTCGGCCAGCGCGGAGAGCGTCGTCCAGTAG
- the rpsI gene encoding 30S ribosomal protein S9 → MTGALRAVGRRKEAIARVRLVPGTGQRTVNGRALDAYFPRSTVVKTVLEPLELTSTLDRYDLHANVTGGGITGQAGAVRLGIARALIRLDENHRKPLKQAGMLTRDPRVKERKKYGQKGARKRFQFSKR, encoded by the coding sequence ATGACAGGCGCGTTGCGGGCAGTGGGACGGCGCAAGGAGGCGATCGCACGCGTGCGGCTCGTTCCGGGCACGGGACAGCGCACGGTGAACGGGCGCGCGCTCGACGCGTACTTCCCCCGCTCCACCGTCGTGAAGACGGTCCTCGAGCCCCTCGAGTTGACCTCGACGCTCGACCGCTACGATCTTCACGCGAACGTGACGGGCGGCGGCATCACGGGGCAGGCGGGAGCGGTGAGGCTGGGGATCGCGCGGGCGCTGATCCGGCTGGACGAGAACCACCGCAAGCCGCTCAAGCAGGCCGGGATGCTGACGCGCGACCCGAGGGTGAAGGAGCGCAAGAAGTACGGCCAGAAGGGCGCTCGCAAGAGGTTCCAGTTCTCGAAGAGGTAG
- the rplM gene encoding 50S ribosomal protein L13: protein MPTHVTKPGEVVRQHFVVDAEGQVLGRLASKVASVLRGKHKVVFSPSVDAGDFVIVVNAAKIEITGKKLDQHSYFSHSGYPGAARYLKMRKLMEAAPDRVVRHAVKGMLPKNKLGRRMLKKLRVYAGPEHPHEAQRPEPLSI from the coding sequence ATGCCAACGCATGTCACGAAGCCGGGAGAGGTGGTCCGGCAGCACTTCGTGGTCGACGCCGAGGGGCAGGTCCTCGGACGGCTGGCCTCGAAGGTCGCTTCGGTCCTGAGAGGGAAGCACAAGGTCGTGTTCTCGCCCTCCGTGGACGCCGGGGACTTCGTCATCGTCGTCAACGCCGCCAAGATCGAGATCACCGGCAAGAAGCTGGATCAGCACAGCTACTTCAGCCACAGCGGCTACCCGGGGGCGGCGCGGTACCTCAAGATGCGCAAGCTCATGGAGGCGGCCCCCGACAGGGTCGTCCGTCATGCCGTGAAGGGGATGCTCCCGAAGAACAAGCTCGGGCGGAGGATGCTCAAGAAGCTCCGCGTGTACGCGGGGCCCGAGCATCCCCACGAGGCGCAGAGGCCTGAGCCGCTCAGCATCTGA
- the mtnA gene encoding S-methyl-5-thioribose-1-phosphate isomerase, with product MPGPLPVRTIEWLGDRVRFVDQTRLPDELAFVETRDHRVVADAISRLAIRGAPAIGVAAALGVALAALESRAPDAVGLARDVEEAARALESTRPTAVNLRWAVERMRAALRRSAAGGPDAARAALVEEAVAVMEEDRELCGRIGAHGACLIADGDTVLTHCNAGALATAGDGTALAVVYAAAAEGKRVRVLADETRPLLQGARLTAWELQARGIDVTVQCDGAAASAIAGGAVSLVIVGADRIAHNGDVANKVGTLPLAIAAMRYGVPFYVAAPYSTIDPTAATGADIPIEERCADEVVLCGGRRVAPEGVRVRNPAFDVTPADLVTAIVTDRGVLRPPYGASLVGALGRTEP from the coding sequence ATGCCGGGACCACTTCCCGTGAGGACCATCGAGTGGCTTGGGGACCGCGTGAGGTTCGTGGACCAGACGCGGCTTCCGGACGAACTCGCGTTCGTCGAGACGCGCGACCACCGCGTCGTGGCGGACGCGATCTCGCGGCTCGCGATCCGGGGAGCGCCGGCCATCGGCGTCGCGGCCGCGCTCGGCGTGGCGCTGGCGGCCCTGGAGAGCCGCGCGCCGGACGCCGTGGGCCTTGCGCGGGACGTCGAGGAGGCCGCGCGCGCTCTCGAGTCCACGCGGCCGACCGCGGTGAACCTGCGCTGGGCCGTGGAGAGGATGCGCGCGGCGCTCAGGCGCTCCGCCGCGGGCGGCCCGGACGCGGCGCGCGCGGCGCTCGTCGAGGAGGCCGTCGCCGTGATGGAGGAGGACCGCGAGCTCTGCGGGAGGATCGGCGCGCACGGCGCGTGTCTCATCGCTGACGGGGACACGGTCCTCACGCACTGCAACGCCGGCGCGCTCGCAACGGCCGGCGACGGCACCGCGCTCGCCGTCGTCTACGCCGCGGCGGCCGAGGGGAAGCGCGTTCGCGTGCTCGCCGACGAGACCCGGCCGCTCCTGCAGGGGGCGCGGCTCACCGCGTGGGAGCTTCAGGCGAGGGGCATCGACGTCACGGTGCAGTGCGACGGCGCGGCGGCCTCGGCGATCGCCGGCGGCGCGGTGTCGCTCGTGATCGTCGGCGCCGACCGGATCGCCCACAACGGCGACGTCGCGAACAAGGTCGGCACGCTGCCGCTGGCCATCGCCGCGATGCGGTACGGCGTGCCCTTCTACGTGGCGGCCCCGTACTCGACGATCGATCCGACGGCGGCCACGGGCGCCGACATCCCGATCGAGGAGCGCTGCGCCGATGAGGTCGTCCTCTGCGGAGGGCGTCGCGTGGCGCCCGAGGGCGTCCGGGTGCGGAACCCGGCGTTCGACGTCACCCCGGCCGACCTCGTGACGGCGATCGTGACCGACCGCGGCGTGCTGAGGCCGCCGTACGGGGCGTCCCTCGTCGGCGCCCTGGGCAGGACGGAGCCTTGA
- the maf gene encoding septum formation protein Maf: MDEPPLVLASASPRRRRILEGLELDFVVDPTGIPEDAAAGETPAEHVVRLARAKADASARGRDRGTVLGADTIVVLDGALLGKPEGPADAARMLRTISGRWHEVYTGIALVRCSDGAVVSGFERTRVLVRDLTGREIDAYVAGGEPLDKAGAYAIQECGAALVERVDGCFYNVVGLPVVRLLSLLRELGAAPG; the protein is encoded by the coding sequence GTGGATGAGCCGCCGCTCGTGCTCGCCTCGGCGTCACCCAGGCGACGGAGGATCCTCGAAGGCCTCGAGCTCGACTTCGTCGTGGACCCGACCGGCATTCCCGAGGACGCGGCCGCGGGGGAGACGCCGGCCGAGCACGTCGTCAGACTCGCCCGCGCCAAGGCCGACGCCTCCGCGCGCGGGCGCGACCGCGGCACCGTGCTCGGCGCCGACACGATCGTCGTGCTCGACGGAGCCCTGCTCGGCAAGCCGGAAGGCCCGGCGGACGCGGCCCGGATGCTGCGGACCATCAGCGGCCGGTGGCACGAGGTGTACACCGGGATCGCGCTCGTGCGGTGCTCGGACGGCGCCGTCGTGTCCGGGTTCGAGCGCACGCGGGTGCTCGTTCGCGACCTGACCGGTCGCGAGATCGACGCCTACGTCGCCGGCGGCGAGCCGCTGGACAAGGCGGGCGCGTACGCGATCCAGGAGTGCGGGGCGGCTCTCGTGGAGCGCGTGGACGGCTGCTTCTACAACGTCGTGGGGCTTCCCGTGGTGCGGCTCCTGTCGCTTCTTCGGGAGCTCGGAGCGGCGCCGGGCTGA
- a CDS encoding D-tyrosyl-tRNA(Tyr) deacylase — protein MRAVVQRVRSGAVTVGGEAVAAIGHGLVVLLGVALGDTADDAARLASRVAGLRIFDDGAGKMNLSALETGGAALVVSQFTLLADCRRGRRPSFAAAAGAEEGRALYERFVELLRGEGLPVETGRFGAHMLLALENDGPVTLVVDSREGRDPS, from the coding sequence GTGAGGGCGGTGGTCCAGCGGGTGCGCTCTGGCGCCGTAACGGTCGGGGGCGAGGCGGTCGCCGCCATAGGCCACGGACTCGTCGTCCTGCTCGGCGTCGCGCTCGGCGACACCGCCGACGACGCGGCGCGGCTCGCGTCCAGGGTCGCGGGCCTGAGGATCTTCGACGACGGCGCGGGGAAGATGAACCTCTCGGCGCTCGAGACGGGAGGGGCCGCGCTTGTCGTCTCGCAGTTCACGCTCCTTGCCGACTGCCGCCGTGGGAGGCGCCCGAGCTTCGCCGCCGCGGCGGGCGCCGAGGAGGGGCGGGCGCTGTACGAGCGCTTCGTCGAGCTCCTCAGGGGCGAGGGGCTTCCGGTGGAGACCGGCAGGTTCGGCGCCCACATGCTGCTCGCGCTCGAGAACGACGGGCCGGTCACGCTCGTCGTGGACAGCAGAGAGGGGCGCGACCCCTCATGA